The genomic region TTCTTCATCGTTGTTGCTTCCGTTTAACATATCATTACCAGAGGTTCCCCGGATGTTAAATTGATTGGAAACTATCTGGGAAGAAAAATTCCTACCGCGTCCAGATGGGGGATTCATCGGTGTGTCATCTATAGTTTGGTCAAATCTGGTTAAATCTGAGATTGATATGGGAGCTGAGGTGGTAGATATGACCAACGCGAGAACCTCTTTTGTAGTAGCATGACTAATCACATTAAAAGATGAAACCCCTCTAAACGGCAAGTCTATCTGAATATCTTCTACAGCAAGTGTTTCTGTTAAAGCAATGACATCCTGTCCCACTGTAAAGTCAACAAAACAGTCGATTCCATCGTCATCTGATAACACAAATATGTCATTACCAGAACTAGAGCCAACAAAATCAAACCCAGAATTACCAATTAATAGATCATTTCCCTCTTCTCCAAAGAGAATATCATCTCCTGAGCCACCATCGAGGGTATCTGAATTACCATAGCCAACCATGAGATCATCTCCTTCTTCTCCAAAAAGAAGATCCATACCAGTAGCTCCGGCGACAAAGTCTATACCACCACCGCCAAAAATGGTATCATTGCCTGGACCATCCGTTGCGCTGAAGACTGTGTTAAGAGCGTCATTATCTGGTCCCCCTACAATATAGTCAGAACCACCATTGCCTATAGCTGCATTATTGCCCTCCCCAACAAAAATTACATCGTTTCCCGAGTTAGATGGTGCGGAGGGTTGACCTAAAAAATTCACGTCTCCGAAAATGAGATCATTGCCTGAACCGCCTATAATGGTATCATCATCCCCAAAACCGGTAACATAATCATTTCCTGCTGTTGCACTAATGAAATTTTGACGATCAAGACCTCTAATAATTTCGCTTATCAAAAAGCCTGTAATATAATTAACTGGATTCATTTTGTATAATCTGCAATTAGTTTTTTGAAGTTACTCTTCCAGAATGATAACCTTTTATATCTGGAATGTTTGAACCGAGAGAAAGCGATTGTCTGTATAAGTTTTATTACTTAGCTTAGTTGATCATATTGGCATAAATCATGCTTTCTCTTCATCACTTTTACTATAAGTGATTAGGCTAATATGATATTACGTCTTTACAGAAACATTACACAGAACGCAAGAAACAAGTATTAAATATTTGTAGTTCTTTTCTGTTGCTAGCACAAGGACAGACAGGAAAAATGCCAGCTTGGGAAGGAATTAGGTTAGCGAGAATTAAAGTCTAAATAAAAATTACAAATGACGACGAAGAGACTGTTGAAGTCGTTCGCCAATCCAAACCTTAATGATTGACTGACGGGTAACCCCCAGATACTGTGCTTCCCTATCGATCGCTTCAATCATCCAGACAGGCAGATCTACATTGATAGGATAGGATATTGTTTCGCAGTTACTTTGTGCCAGACCAGGACGCTTCATCTGAGTCAAATCTAGGTCGGCTATGATATCTTCCAAACCTTCATCAAAGATCGTTCCCAAAGTGGGCAGAAGGTCCTCCCCTGCATAGGTGATCGGTAACTCTGCTCCTTGCCAAACCCAGATTTGCTGTCGTTGTAGGTCAATTAACCAAGCCAGTTGAGTCCCATTGCTCAAACAATGAAGAATTTTGCTTTGCAGATTGAGAGTGCTTTGATCGGGGGAGCGAATCTCAATTATCCAATCGGGTGCATTCTGGAGCGGTCCATCTTCTTTGGGTAGATTTGTGCTTTTGACAATGGCAATATCGGGAACAGGAGAAAGGGGGGAGATAATACAGCGTAGTTCTTGTATCGCTTCATAGTCAGTTGTTTGCTGATTAATCGAGTTGACTAGGTTGCGCTGTACTCGAGAATGAAACAAAGTGGGCATGGGTTTTTGTTGAGCTTCCCCGTTGATAAACTCCCAAGAGGGAGAAGCTTCGATATTCGGTTGGCGCAAAAATATCT from Gloeocapsa sp. PCC 73106 harbors:
- a CDS encoding calcium-binding protein — its product is MNPVNYITGFLISEIIRGLDRQNFISATAGNDYVTGFGDDDTIIGGSGNDLIFGDVNFLGQPSAPSNSGNDVIFVGEGNNAAIGNGGSDYIVGGPDNDALNTVFSATDGPGNDTIFGGGGIDFVAGATGMDLLFGEEGDDLMVGYGNSDTLDGGSGDDILFGEEGNDLLIGNSGFDFVGSSSGNDIFVLSDDDGIDCFVDFTVGQDVIALTETLAVEDIQIDLPFRGVSSFNVISHATTKEVLALVISTTSAPISISDLTRFDQTIDDTPMNPPSGRGRNFSSQIVSNQFNIRGTSGNDMLNGSNNDEEILGGDGIDFISAGSGDDSVFGEGDEDFLIGQEGDDLINAGAGPDGLNGGSGDDTLIGEQGSDFLRAGDGNDVLDGGPGFGALVGEEGDDLLLGGNAVDNLKGGPGEDSLEGNNSSDYLNGGSGDDFLDGGLASDIFIGGTGRDTFVIGLSDGPDVILDFEDRLDVIALSSGLSFGDLQFVPNGNSVDVYTSANIPVFNLAGVNASLISAADFT
- the brnA gene encoding type II toxin-antitoxin system BrnA family antitoxin; the encoded protein is MRSPTTSPALEIFLRQPNIEASPSWEFINGEAQQKPMPTLFHSRVQRNLVNSINQQTTDYEAIQELRCIISPLSPVPDIAIVKSTNLPKEDGPLQNAPDWIIEIRSPDQSTLNLQSKILHCLSNGTQLAWLIDLQRQQIWVWQGAELPITYAGEDLLPTLGTIFDEGLEDIIADLDLTQMKRPGLAQSNCETISYPINVDLPVWMIEAIDREAQYLGVTRQSIIKVWIGERLQQSLRRHL